A genomic stretch from Myxocyprinus asiaticus isolate MX2 ecotype Aquarium Trade chromosome 24, UBuf_Myxa_2, whole genome shotgun sequence includes:
- the LOC127414497 gene encoding E3 ubiquitin-protein ligase ARIH2-like, whose product MSVDMSSQASDSNEEFEDDEDFVEGDIANYYEGLDDDVAIEEPFDPEEYQFNCLTYKESQRVLTEEVHNVASALKVSPAVARLVLVQFQWQVSQILERYKSNSSQLLCDAHAQSTSTCRSLSVGMSLQCGVCLQLVRRDALLSLPCQHSFCKACWEQHCTVLVKDGVGVEISCMAQDCSLRMPDDFVLPLLPSEELKEKYRRYLFRDYVESHFQLQLCPGADCPIVIQVQKPRARRVQCNRCGEVFCFKCRQMYHAPTDCATIRKWLTKCADDSETANYISAHTKDCPKCNICIEKNGGCNHMQCSKCKHDFCWMCLGDWKTHGSEYYECSRYKENPDIVNQSQQAQAREALKKYLFYFERWENHNKSLQLEAQTYQRIQEKIQERVMNNLGTWIDWQYLQNAAKLLAKCRYTLQYTYPYAYYMESGPRKKLFEYQQAQLEAEIENLSWKVERADSYERGEPSANDRGDLENQMHIAEQKRQTLLKDFHDT is encoded by the exons ATGTCTGTGGATATGAGTAGCCAAGCCTCAGACAGTAACGAAGAATTTGAAGACGATGAGGACTTCGTAGAGGGTGACATCGCTAATTATTATGAGGGACTTGATGACGACGTGGCAATAGAGGAACCATTTGACCCAGAAGAATACCAGTTCAATTGTTTGACATACAAAGAGAGCCAGAGGGTACTAACTGAAGAAGTCCACAATGTTGCCAGTGCCCTAAAG GTGTCACCAGCTGTGGCCAGACTGGTTCTTGTACAGTTTCAATGGCAGGTGTCACAAATACTCGAAAG GTATAAGTCCAATTCTTCTCAGTTGCTTTGTGATGCCCACGCCCAGTCCACGAGCACCTGCAGATCTCTCTCT GTCGGGATGTCGCTGCAGTGTGGGGTGTGTCTGCAGTTGGTCCGGAGAGATGCTCTCCTCTCTCTACCCTGTCAGCACTCCTTTTGCAAGGCATGCTGGGAGCAGCACTGCACTGTACTTGTCAAAGATGGTGTGGGAGTAG AGATCTCCTGCATGGCACAGGACTGCTCTCTTCGAATGCCAGATGATTTCGTTCTTCCTCTGCTGCCCAGTGAGGAACTGAAGGAAAAATACAGACGCTACCTCTTCAGGGACTATGTGGAG AGTCATTTCCAGCTGCAGTTGTGTCCTGGTGCAGACTGTCCAATAGTTATACAGGTGCAGAAACCTCGAGCTCGTAGAGTCCAGTGCAATCGCTGCGGAGAGGTTTTCTG TTTTAAATGCAGACAGATGTACCACGCCCCCACAGACTGTGCTACCATACGCAAATGGCTGACAAAATGTGCAGATGACTCTGAGACAGCCAACTACATCAGTGCTCACACTAAAGAC TGCCCCAAGTGCAATATCTGCATTGAGAAGAATGGAGGATGCAaccacatg CAATGCTCCAAGTGTAAACATG ATTTCTGCTGGATGTGTCTGGGTGATTGGAAGACTCATGGCAGTGAGTACTATGAGTGCAGTCGCTACAAAGAGAATCCAGACATCGTGAATCAGAGCCAACAGGCCCAGGCCAGGGAGGCCCTCAAAAAATACCTGTTCTACTTTGAGAGG TGGGAGAACCACAATAAAAGCTTACAGCTGGAAGCACAGACGTACCAGCGGATCCAGGAGAAGATTCAGGAGAGAGTCATGAATAATCTGGGCACCTGGATTGACTGGCAGTACCTGCAAAATGCTGCCAAGCTACTGGCCAAG TGTCGTTATACACTGCAGTACACCTATCCTTATGCCTATTACATGGAGTCTGGACCCCGCAAAAAACTG TTTGAGTATCAGCAGGCGCAGCTGGAGGCAGAGATTGAGAAcctgtcatggaaagtggagagAGCAGACAGTTATGAGAGAGGAGAGCCAAGTGCTAACGATAGAGGG gaTCTGGAGAATCAGATGCACATTGCTGAGCAGAAGAGACAGACGCTGCTGAAGGATTTCCATGACACCTAA